One Leishmania panamensis strain MHOM/PA/94/PSC-1 chromosome 24 sequence genomic region harbors:
- a CDS encoding hypothetical protein (TriTrypDB/GeneDB-style sysID: LpmP.24.0720), translating to MSIDVSLCDRYVVFLDIDGVLLPVPKFTFGGGDLSGRCVQCLKRLVAALGGREKVTIVLSSTWRNHPAMVNRLNTFMQKEAGDGIPIVAERTPNGTVLVSSVTYYADDLSEQRLVRDRVDEVFRWLRTHITEHPEAIGGRWFAIDDMKLDVEERMRGHFLHTQTDVGMTDADVDTACAMISSLPSPEAAYAEAAAALADPALKQEEIEIHKVLQSRLEVQLATVTAQLAEAQGKVVVLSAEKKNLVNELAEMQRSMEDMRYRLAVYNFAKRYPSLAAAVELSDTKTGAERRDLDAAIRTFVKLLMDRKKLQKKMRSEAKKVRHVS from the coding sequence ATGTCCATCGACGTCAGCCTGTGCGACCGTTATGTGGTCTTCCTCGACATAGACGGCGTTCTCTTGCCGGTCCCGAAGTTCACcttcggcggtggcgacctCAGCGGCAGGTGTGTACAGTGTCTCAAGCGGTTGGTCGCCGCCCTCGGGGGACGCGAGAAGGTGACAATTGTGCTATCCTCCACCTGGCGCAACCACCCCGCCATGGTGAACCGGCTGAACACATTCATGCAGAAAGAGGCGGGGGATGGCATCCCTATCGTGGCGGAGCGGACGCCAAACGGGACGGTGCTGGTGAGCTCGGTGACGTACTACGCCGATGACCTGtcggagcagcgcctcgtgcGAGATCGGGTCGACGAGGTGTTCCGGtggctgcgcacgcacatcacAGAGCATCCGGAGGCGATCGGCGGGCGATGGTTCGCCATTGATGACATGAAGCTGGACGTGGAAGAGCGCATGCGCGGGCACTTtctgcacacgcagacgGACGTCGGCATGACAGACGCAGACGTGGACACCGCGTGCGCGATGATCTCGTCTCTCCCAAGTCCGGAGGCAGCCTACGCCGAAGCGGCTGCCGCCCTCGCTGATCCGGCGCTGAAGCAGGAAGAGATTGAAATTCATAAGGTGCTGCAGTCTCGCCTGGAGGTACAGCTCGCCACTGTCACCGCACAGCTCGCGGAAGCGCAGGGAAAGGTAGTGGTCCTCTCtgcggaaaagaaaaacctTGTCAACGAGCTGGCGGAGATGCAGCGGTCTATGGAAGACATGCGCTATCGACTGGCTGTGTACAACTTCGCCAAGCGCtacccctccctcgccgccgcggtggagCTGAGTGACACCAAGACGGGTGCCGAGAGACGTGACTTGGATGCCGCCATCCGCACCTTTGTAAAGCTTCTCATGGATCGCAAAAAACTGCAGAAGAAGATGCGGAGCGAGGCCAAAAAGGTGAGGCACGTCTCATGA
- a CDS encoding hypothetical protein (TriTrypDB/GeneDB-style sysID: LpmP.24.0710) has protein sequence MPNTQQARTPTKNASGDAPARHWLVLSRRNVFDDNSSPPSRIQAVQPKSPSSRDSRSKKQRGQSTKKGAAGSTAPSASTFASSAGRHKDANGEEGNFLGADTAPLASTPVRRSQSSDEDAVPAECAPVVVEALQEAEACMPTRRVPRGQLYSAESSVLRCMSRQEHAETGVSTVQAHDRLPVPTHERAVSLSSSTLLSSAALSSEHVSGVAPNVDAMHPATVPSTAAAKNTLGQQVVAGTAANVNHIDSGDILAWPPVAPHQPLPMRFFRFSSPWWQDARTPNETASEDSKVMIQSHARARGLHEEVSPCPTPPRTPYATSLCITPLENRDKEESSIDGEECAVADECSRLDVPTTAGVAGERSQVSASLDHSPLHAVSVLPRINPALYATEELSTATAAGLSKSSPNSSTPPPIPPCLDNREEAAVEAIQLRHIDTANPPRWRRGAPGDDGVFDVEKHTPDAVRGALPGRPQSAFLSLLKSGNATDSSLSPLGKPDPRKRVSPSSGQGPNSSYGCSDGGSTPEGCQTSRLTPYCDTEEEEDARGNPTSGSMTRPLEEGAQEAEQLHRHLPFEDVATAVWLPRLSLSSADSPVTSDAALLKYNNALAIRLSHVQADEPVYSQEEGWQSALQSSHTLLAEYQRSVLIAFMTACKAAWLPSIAVRGLEPVNTQAYTTPSIAEQAPAKGTTVSEVHLLFQLFCTSPSESTADRLVASFFATQQTRYMNWVLHLQFEHLYVRMVALQAVSMIEMHERWLTCMRRDLVIRDAIELFMLLAPPPQTPTAPTRRRIFSKFRMAIHTLSGGGDGNSGACTASAKRSGSVSARAQRKPSSSVAPLSATICQLTADEERRHHLPPRIEPLFSLEQCNATHSTAYLSAVGSPEKHGAGDSYAADLSAVHKTVDATNVPRDRLERHLGTPCPLNSTYSNYCRLVAENSYSGAVTSSSSGLRLPKLIRSTSCTVPVTYKATGETGMGWDKTDPAEMERGDKGGLHRHKACSRPPSSRLQQHREQYKMKKSKDTVLPGGGLRAKTQVLPKRRNRTPPPPPTDTDFVNLYDAEVLERFLK, from the coding sequence ATGCCCAACACGCAGCAAGCGCGGACACCTACAAAAAATGCATCTGGAGATGCACCGGCACGCCATTGGCTAGTGCTCAGCCGTCGCAACGTCTTCGACGACAActcctcgccaccgtcgcgcaTCCAGGCAGTACAGCCCAAGTCACCGAGCAGCAGGGACAGCAGGAGCAAGAAGCAGCGTGGGCAGTCGACTAAGAAAGGCGCCGCAGGCTCGACGGCGCCGTCCGCCTCCACTTTCGCTTCCAGCGCTGGCCGACACAAGGACGCaaatggagaggagggcaacTTCCTCGGTGCCGACACCGCCCCCCTCGCATCCACCCCGGTGCGACGGTCTCAGAGCTCCGACGAGGATGCGGTACCTGCAGAGTGTGCACCAGTAGTCGTGGAAGCGCTacaggaggcggaggcatgCATGCCAACTCGAAGGGTGCCTCGAGGGCAACTGTACTCAGCCGAGTCGTCTGTACTGCGGTGCATGTCACGGCAGGAACACGCTGAGACCGGTGTGAGCACGGTGCAGGCGCACGATAGGTTGCCCGTGCCAACGCACGAGCGAGCCGTCTCCCTGTCAAGctccactcttctctcttcagcgGCCCTATCAAGCGAGCACGTCAGCGGTGTGGCCCCAAACGTCGATGCAATGCATCCTGCCACAGTGCCTTCTACAGCTGCTGCGAAGAACACCTTAGGCCAGCAGGTGGTcgctggcactgctgcgaATGTAAACCATATCGACTCCGGTGACATTCTCGCATGGCCTCCCGTGGCACCACACCAGCCACTGCCGATGcgcttcttccgcttctcgAGCCCTTGGTGGCAGGACGCGAGGACACCTAACGAAACGGCGTCTGAAGACAGCAAGGTCATGATTCAGTCGCACGCGCGTGCCCGGGGACTTCACGAAGAGGTGAGCCCGTGCCCCACTCCACCTCGCACACCGTATGCCACAAGTTTATGTATCACACCACTAGAAAATAGAgacaaggaggagagcagcattGACGGCGAGGAgtgcgccgtcgccgatGAATGCAGCCGCCTCGACGTACCAACGACGGCGGGGGTGGCCGGTGAGCGAAGTCAGGTGAGCGCATCACTCGACCACTCGCCACTACATGCGGTGTCTGTTCTCCCTCGAATAAATCCTGCCCTCTACGCGACAGAGGAGCTCTCCACTGCTACAGCGGCAGGGTTGTCTAAGAGCAGCCCCAACAGCTCAACCCCACCACCAATCCCGCCGTGTCTGGATAACCGTGAGGAGGCCGCTGTGGAGGCAATACAACTGCGCCACATAGATACGGCTAACCCACCTCGTTGGCGGAGAGGGGCTCCAGGCGATGATGGTGTGTTTGATGTAGAGAAACACACGCCGGACGCGGTGCGAGGAGCACTACCGGGTCGGCCGCAGAGCGCTTTTCTGTCTTTGCTGAAGAGCGGCAACGCCACCGAtagctccctctccccactcgGCAAACCTGACCCTCGCAAGCGCGTGTCGCCGTCGAGTGGGCAGGGCCCCAATAGCAGCTACGGCTGCTCcgatggcggcagcacaccgGAGGGCTGTCAAACCAGCCGCTTGACGCCTTACTGCGAcactgaagaggaggaggatgctCGTGGCAACCCTACCTCAGGGAGCATGACAAGGCCGCTCGAGGAGGGTGCGCAGGAGGCAGAGCAACTGCACCGTCATCTGCCCTTCGAGGACGTCGCAACCGCCGTGTGGCTTCCACGCTTGTCCTTGAGCAGCGCCGACTCTCCTGTCACTTCAGATGCAGCTCTGCTGAAATACAACAACGCTCTCGCGATACGCTTGTCGCACGTGCAGGCGGACGAGCCAGTCTATTCACAGGAGGAAGGCTGGCAGTCGGCTCTGCAGTCCAGCCATACCCTCCTGGCGGAGTACCAGCGCAGCGTCTTGATTGCCTTCATGACGGCCTGCAAAGCGGCGTGGCTGCCATCGATCGCGGTGCGTGGACTCGAGCCTGTAAACACTCAGGCTTACACCACACCGTCGATAGCGGAACAGGCGCCAGCGAAGGGCACCACCGTGTCGGAGgttcaccttctcttccagCTCTTCTGCACCAGCCCGTCGGAGAGTACCGCCGATAGGCTTGTTGCGTCCTTCTTTGCCACGCAGCAGACGCGCTACATGAACTGGGTTCTCCATCTCCAGTTCGAGCATCTCTACGTGCGCATGGTGGCATTGCAGGCCGTGTCCATGATAGAGATGCACGAGCGCTGGCTCACCTGCATGCGACGCGACTTGGTCATCCGGGACGCGATTGAGCTGTTCATGCTGCTCGCACCTCCCCCGCAGACCCCGACGGCGCCTACAAGGCGCCGCATCTTCTCGAAATTCCGCATGGCCATACACACGCTCAGTGGTGGGGGTGATGGCAACTCAGGGGCCTGCACAGCCTCGGCGAAGCGTAGCGGGAGTGTtagcgcacgcgcgcagcgcaaGCCGTCCTCTTCGGTggctcccctctctgccactATCTGCCAACTTACGGCAGACGAGGAGCGGCGACACCATCTTCCGCCGCGTATTGAaccgctcttctccttggAGCAATGCAACGCGACTCACTCCACCGCTTATCTCAGTGCAGTAGGGTCTCCCGAAAAACACGGCGCTGGTGACAGCTATGCAGCGGACCTGAGTGCTGTGCACAAGACTGTAGATGCCACGAACGTGCCACGCGATAGGCTCGAGCGCCATCTTGGAACGCCATGTCCGCTGAACAGCACTTACTCGAACTACTGCCGATTGGTGGCGGAGAACAGCTACAGCGGTGCCGTCACCTCGTCATCGTCTGGCTTGCGGCTGCCCAAGCTGATACGGAGCACCTCGTGTACCGTGCCAGTGACCTACAAAGCAACTGGGGAGACTGGCATGGGGTGGGATAAGACGGACCCCGCCGAAATGGAGCGAGGGGACAAGGGTGGATTACATCGCCACAAAGCCTGCAgtcgccccccctcctcacggTTGCAGCAACATCGCGAACAGTACaagatgaagaagagcaagGACACAGTGCTGCCCGGTGGTGGGCTGCGCGCAAAGACGCAGGTTCTGCCGAAGAGGCGCAAtcgcacgccgccgccaccgccgacggACACCGACTTCGTGAACCTGTACGACGCAGAAGTGCTGGAGCGCTTCCTGAAGTAG